Proteins from one Nitrospirota bacterium genomic window:
- the uvrC gene encoding excinuclease ABC subunit UvrC: protein MLPKISTIPPNTGVYIFKNAKEKALYVGKAKNLKNRLRSYFQQTSSLDNRKVSMMREVSDISYIVTSNELEAFVLEANLIKQFRPKFNIILRDDKNYPYLKLTINEEWPKLEVVRKIKKDGALYFGPYVPASSMWETLAFIRKNFYLRHCRFVLDKKIRPCIQYQMGRCFAPCAGYISREEYMKHIDEVRLFLSGKRKDLIGVLKKRMINLSDEMKFEDAAKLRDRIKSIEQVWLSQKVIVPELEDIDIAGFYREDTEVVILLLFIRKGITIGSKDFLIRKNVDVTDSEMMHAFLSQFYSKEIIPPTEIVTSILPDDMESLEMWLTHRRGEQVKIILPTSGKKKELLDMAIENAQFVLRSRKIEKTEEILEEIKEKLYLEKKPESIGAFDVSSISGDEAVGAFVYWADGEFKKDMYRRMKVKSVKTIDDYSMMEEIISRIIGNLGGSLPDLVIIDGGKGHLERASKVIERNINILKKTPSLVAIAKHPDRAFLTKITSEISLEDRSQAALMLKKIRDETHRFAIEYHRKLRSKKILLSPLGKIPGVGIKRRLELLRVFGSIESIKSADVNQIAKLKGFNKKVAEKILYELRRSQ from the coding sequence ATGCTGCCTAAAATCTCAACCATACCTCCAAATACTGGTGTCTATATTTTTAAAAATGCAAAAGAGAAAGCTCTATATGTAGGAAAAGCAAAAAATCTTAAGAACCGCCTCAGAAGTTATTTTCAGCAAACATCAAGCCTTGACAATCGTAAAGTCTCTATGATGAGAGAGGTGAGTGATATTTCATATATCGTTACAAGTAATGAGCTGGAAGCTTTTGTGCTTGAAGCAAATCTCATAAAACAGTTCAGGCCAAAATTTAATATCATTCTCAGAGATGATAAGAACTACCCATATCTGAAATTAACTATAAATGAGGAATGGCCAAAATTAGAAGTTGTAAGAAAGATAAAAAAGGATGGCGCATTATATTTTGGGCCATATGTGCCAGCCAGCTCAATGTGGGAGACACTTGCTTTTATCAGGAAGAATTTTTATTTAAGGCACTGTCGGTTCGTTCTTGATAAGAAAATAAGACCATGTATTCAATATCAGATGGGAAGGTGTTTTGCGCCATGTGCAGGCTATATAAGCAGGGAAGAATATATGAAACACATAGACGAAGTAAGACTTTTTCTTAGTGGTAAAAGAAAGGATCTTATTGGAGTACTCAAGAAGAGAATGATAAATCTTTCAGATGAGATGAAATTTGAAGATGCTGCAAAACTGCGGGATAGAATTAAATCAATTGAACAGGTATGGTTATCACAGAAAGTAATTGTTCCTGAACTTGAAGATATTGATATAGCTGGTTTTTATAGAGAAGATACAGAAGTTGTAATTCTATTGCTATTTATTCGTAAAGGAATTACGATCGGTTCAAAAGATTTTTTAATCAGAAAAAATGTAGATGTTACAGATTCGGAGATGATGCACGCCTTCTTGTCTCAATTTTATTCAAAGGAGATTATTCCTCCCACAGAAATTGTTACATCAATATTACCAGATGATATGGAATCACTTGAGATGTGGTTGACCCACCGTAGAGGAGAACAGGTAAAAATAATACTGCCAACATCGGGAAAGAAAAAGGAACTTCTGGATATGGCAATTGAAAATGCACAGTTTGTCTTGCGATCGAGGAAAATAGAGAAGACAGAGGAAATTCTTGAAGAAATAAAGGAGAAATTATATCTCGAAAAGAAACCTGAAAGTATCGGAGCATTTGATGTTTCATCTATATCAGGTGACGAGGCTGTTGGTGCCTTTGTTTATTGGGCTGATGGTGAGTTCAAAAAAGATATGTACAGGAGAATGAAGGTAAAATCGGTAAAAACGATTGATGATTATTCTATGATGGAAGAAATCATAAGTCGTATTATAGGCAACCTCGGTGGTTCTCTGCCAGACCTTGTGATTATTGACGGAGGTAAAGGGCATCTTGAAAGAGCAAGCAAGGTTATTGAAAGAAATATAAATATATTAAAAAAAACTCCTTCTCTTGTTGCTATAGCAAAACATCCAGATAGGGCTTTCCTTACAAAAATTACTTCAGAGATAAGCCTTGAAGATAGAAGTCAAGCGGCATTAATGCTTAAAAAAATAAGAGATGAGACTCATAGATTTGCTATAGAGTATCATAGGAAATTAAGGAGCAAAAAAATTCTATTATCTCCACTTGGGAAGATTCCGGGTGTAGGAATAAAGAGAAGGCTTGAACTTTTAAGAGTTTTTGGTAGTATAGAAAGTATAAAGAGTGCTGATGTTAATCAAATAGCTAAATTGAAAGGCTTCAATAAAAAAGTTGCAGAAAAGATTTTGTATGAATTAAGGAGGTCTCAATGA
- a CDS encoding acetyl-CoA carboxylase carboxyltransferase subunit alpha: protein MIRYYLEFERPLEELEIKIEELKRLSDGREIDISGEIKKLEKKVKDLCSEIYSSLTPWQKTLIARHPERPYTLDYINLLTSDFIEIHGDRRFSDDPAIVAGIAKINDIPVIIIGHQKGRGTKERIFRNFGQPHPEGYRKALRVMKLAEKFKKPVITFIDTPGAYPGIGAEERGQAEAIAVNLAEMSKLRIPIISIVIGEGGSGGALALSVADRIYMLEHSVYSVISPEGCAAILWKKNGELGPEDFSKAAETLKMTANDLLNFKIIDGIIPEPLGGAHRDPEGMAKKIIEYILAAIEELSAKSINKLLEERYKKYRRIGMFNEESE, encoded by the coding sequence ATGATCAGATATTATCTTGAATTTGAACGACCTCTCGAAGAACTCGAAATTAAAATAGAAGAACTCAAAAGGTTATCAGATGGAAGAGAGATAGATATTTCAGGAGAGATCAAGAAGCTTGAAAAGAAGGTAAAAGATTTATGTTCCGAAATATATTCTTCACTTACACCCTGGCAAAAGACTTTAATAGCAAGACATCCTGAAAGACCTTATACATTAGATTACATTAACCTTTTGACAAGTGACTTTATAGAAATTCATGGAGACAGGAGATTCTCTGACGATCCTGCAATTGTAGCAGGAATAGCAAAAATCAATGACATTCCAGTAATTATTATCGGACATCAGAAAGGGCGCGGTACCAAGGAGAGGATTTTTAGAAATTTTGGGCAACCTCATCCAGAAGGTTATAGGAAAGCTCTCAGGGTTATGAAGCTTGCTGAAAAATTCAAAAAGCCAGTTATAACTTTTATCGATACACCCGGAGCCTACCCTGGAATTGGTGCTGAGGAAAGGGGACAGGCAGAAGCAATTGCGGTGAATCTCGCAGAGATGTCGAAACTGAGGATACCGATTATATCTATTGTTATCGGTGAAGGTGGAAGTGGAGGAGCATTGGCACTTAGTGTTGCTGATAGGATATACATGCTCGAGCATTCTGTTTATTCTGTCATTTCTCCCGAAGGTTGTGCAGCGATATTATGGAAGAAGAATGGAGAACTCGGACCTGAAGATTTTTCAAAGGCAGCAGAAACACTCAAGATGACCGCAAATGACCTGCTGAATTTCAAAATTATAGATGGTATTATCCCTGAACCTCTCGGAGGTGCTCATCGAGATCCTGAAGGTATGGCTAAAAAAATTATAGAATATATTTTAGCAGCTATAGAAGAGTTAAGCGCAAAAAGCATTAATAAATTGCTCGAAGAGAGATATAAAAAGTACCGGCGAATAGGAATGTTCAATGAAGAATCAGAATAG
- a CDS encoding DNA polymerase III subunit alpha has product MRQHSDYVPLHLHTEYSLLDGAIRIKELVEQAVTYKMPAVAITDHGNLFGAVEFYRNTTKAGIKPIIGCEVYVAPGSRFEKRPAQDIEEASFHLILLAKDNHGYRNLVSLVTRAYTEGFYYKPRIDIDLLKQYCNGLIGLTSCLKGEVPFYLQRGMIDKAREKACEYKEIFGPENFYIELQHNGIPEQEEVNKKLVELARDLQIRVVATNDCHYMRRDDAKAHDILLCIQTGKTVKDKGRLQFQSDGFYFKSPHEMKEAFKDIPEAIMNTRLIAEMCNVEFKLGFNLLPRYELPNGQSANDLLEKIAFEGMKTKLGNEPPAEYKERLKRELEMIKKMDYSSYFLIVWDFISFAKKKGIPVGPGRGSAAGSLVSYFLGITDIDPVKYNLLFERFLNPERVNMPDIDVDFCKDRRSEVISYVAEKYGQDHVAQIITFGTMAAKAAIRDVGRALDFSYGEVDRIAKLIPATPNITIEETLKIEPQLKVLYETNSRIQELINTAIRLEGLCRHASTHAAGVVISPVPLTEYTPLYKNPTDGSIMTQFDMNSVEKIGLLKFDFLGLKTLTVIDKTLKYLRENGKEFSLKDISFEDKKTYDLLSSGNTTGIFQLESAGMRDLLVRINPNRFEDLIAIVALHRPGPMASGMIDDFIKRKKGKISVKHPLPQLKDILDETYGIILYQEQVMTIANKLANFTMGQADILRKAMGKKMPEEMEKLKEAFIKGAKANNISEKKAITIFDLMASFAQYGFNKSHSAAYAYVAYQTAYLKAHFPVEFMAATLSADMDNTDKVVRFIADCREMGISILPPDINQSGREFKVIGNSIRFGLEAVKGVGSAAIDSILESRDKGGAFSSISDFLEKVDQRRVNKKVIESLVKAGAFDSLDTSRPRVLEYMNRMLNGSSKIYAARFSGQQSIFDTYRDEPEEFVAQWSTDEILKYEKEALGFYITGHPLTKYDKLLKKMGTTKISALDNLEDGREVKIIGIVTGIKKFPTKSKAEIMAYVTIEDPEGHVEVIVFPELYRSCIQILQKDLPLLVKGTLDKTEKGIKIKSTEISTIDTLDTKAKHKVEISLRNPDPDSTDLIRLRDILLSQNEGKYPLYLRIHLRDFEAIIATGFSISPDNDTIHKIEEITGKGAVFCQ; this is encoded by the coding sequence ATGCGTCAACACTCTGATTATGTTCCCCTGCATCTGCATACTGAGTATAGCCTGCTTGATGGAGCAATAAGAATAAAGGAACTTGTAGAACAGGCAGTTACTTATAAAATGCCAGCGGTAGCTATTACGGACCACGGAAACCTATTCGGAGCGGTAGAGTTTTACAGGAATACCACAAAAGCAGGAATAAAACCCATAATCGGATGCGAGGTATATGTTGCACCCGGAAGCCGGTTTGAAAAAAGACCTGCCCAGGATATTGAGGAAGCATCTTTTCATCTTATTCTTCTTGCAAAAGATAATCATGGATACAGGAATCTTGTTTCACTTGTAACCAGGGCATATACAGAGGGATTTTATTACAAGCCGCGAATAGACATAGATCTTCTCAAGCAATATTGTAATGGGTTGATTGGGTTAACCTCATGTTTGAAAGGAGAAGTGCCATTTTATTTACAGAGGGGCATGATTGATAAAGCACGTGAGAAGGCATGTGAATACAAAGAGATTTTTGGCCCTGAGAATTTTTATATTGAGTTACAACACAACGGAATCCCTGAACAGGAAGAAGTGAACAAAAAACTGGTGGAGCTTGCCAGGGATTTACAGATAAGAGTAGTGGCAACAAATGACTGTCATTATATGAGGCGGGATGATGCAAAGGCACATGATATTCTTCTTTGCATACAGACAGGTAAAACTGTCAAAGACAAAGGAAGACTTCAGTTCCAATCGGATGGATTCTATTTTAAGTCTCCACATGAAATGAAAGAAGCTTTTAAGGATATTCCAGAAGCTATAATGAATACGAGATTAATCGCAGAGATGTGCAATGTTGAATTCAAGTTAGGATTTAATCTGCTTCCTCGATATGAGCTGCCAAACGGTCAATCTGCAAATGATTTGCTGGAAAAAATTGCCTTTGAAGGAATGAAAACTAAACTTGGGAATGAACCGCCTGCTGAATATAAAGAGAGACTTAAGAGAGAGTTAGAGATGATAAAGAAGATGGATTATTCTTCATACTTCCTGATAGTCTGGGATTTTATTAGTTTTGCTAAAAAGAAGGGAATTCCTGTAGGTCCAGGGAGAGGCTCTGCAGCGGGAAGTCTTGTGTCATATTTTCTTGGTATTACAGATATTGATCCAGTTAAATATAATCTTCTTTTTGAGAGATTCTTGAATCCTGAAAGAGTAAATATGCCAGATATAGATGTTGACTTTTGTAAAGACAGGAGGTCAGAAGTTATATCTTATGTTGCTGAAAAATACGGACAGGATCATGTTGCACAGATTATTACATTTGGTACAATGGCTGCTAAGGCAGCAATTAGAGATGTCGGCAGAGCGCTTGACTTCTCATATGGAGAGGTTGATAGAATCGCAAAGCTAATTCCCGCTACTCCAAATATTACGATCGAAGAAACTCTAAAGATTGAGCCTCAGTTAAAGGTACTTTATGAAACGAATTCCAGGATACAGGAACTCATCAATACTGCAATAAGACTTGAAGGGCTCTGCAGACATGCATCAACTCATGCTGCTGGAGTTGTTATTTCACCCGTGCCTTTAACAGAGTATACGCCTCTATATAAGAACCCTACTGATGGTAGTATTATGACCCAATTTGATATGAATTCAGTTGAAAAAATCGGGTTGCTCAAATTCGATTTTCTTGGACTTAAGACACTCACAGTTATAGATAAGACGTTGAAGTATCTCAGAGAAAATGGTAAAGAATTTTCATTGAAGGATATATCTTTTGAAGATAAAAAGACATATGACCTTTTAAGTTCAGGAAATACAACCGGTATATTCCAGCTTGAAAGCGCGGGAATGCGAGACCTCCTGGTGAGGATCAATCCAAATAGATTTGAGGATTTAATAGCTATCGTAGCATTGCACAGACCTGGTCCGATGGCGAGTGGAATGATCGATGACTTTATCAAAAGAAAGAAGGGAAAGATTTCAGTAAAACATCCTCTTCCACAATTAAAGGATATCCTTGACGAGACATATGGAATAATTCTCTATCAGGAGCAGGTGATGACAATAGCTAATAAACTTGCAAACTTTACGATGGGACAGGCAGATATTCTAAGAAAGGCGATGGGAAAAAAGATGCCTGAGGAGATGGAGAAGCTCAAAGAGGCATTTATTAAGGGAGCAAAAGCTAATAATATATCAGAAAAAAAGGCAATAACTATATTCGATTTGATGGCATCTTTTGCACAGTATGGATTTAACAAATCTCATTCTGCTGCATATGCTTATGTTGCCTATCAAACAGCTTATCTGAAGGCACACTTCCCTGTCGAATTTATGGCTGCTACTCTATCTGCAGATATGGACAATACAGACAAGGTTGTCAGATTTATTGCAGATTGTCGTGAAATGGGGATATCTATACTTCCTCCTGATATTAATCAATCCGGAAGAGAATTTAAAGTGATCGGGAATTCAATACGCTTTGGCCTTGAAGCAGTCAAGGGAGTTGGTTCAGCAGCGATAGATTCAATATTGGAATCAAGAGATAAAGGTGGAGCCTTTTCTTCAATTTCAGATTTCCTTGAAAAAGTTGACCAGAGAAGAGTGAATAAAAAAGTTATAGAAAGCCTTGTTAAAGCTGGAGCCTTTGATTCACTGGATACTTCAAGACCCAGAGTTCTTGAATACATGAATAGAATGCTGAATGGCAGTTCAAAGATTTATGCTGCAAGATTTTCTGGTCAACAGAGTATTTTCGATACATATAGAGATGAACCTGAAGAATTTGTTGCACAATGGAGTACAGATGAAATTCTTAAATATGAAAAGGAAGCACTTGGTTTTTATATAACTGGTCATCCATTGACGAAATACGATAAACTGTTGAAAAAGATGGGGACGACAAAGATATCCGCTCTCGACAATCTTGAAGATGGAAGAGAAGTTAAAATAATTGGTATTGTGACAGGTATAAAAAAATTTCCAACAAAATCAAAGGCAGAAATAATGGCATATGTTACCATTGAGGACCCAGAGGGACATGTTGAAGTTATTGTTTTTCCTGAATTATACAGGTCATGTATACAGATATTGCAGAAAGATTTGCCTCTACTTGTAAAAGGGACTCTTGATAAGACAGAAAAAGGAATAAAAATTAAATCTACGGAGATATCAACAATAGATACATTAGACACAAAAGCTAAACATAAAGTCGAAATAAGCCTGAGAAATCCTGATCCTGATAGTACAGACCTCATCAGACTGAGAGATATTCTGTTATCGCAGAATGAGGGGAAATATCCACTGTATCTGAGAATACATTTAAGAGATTTTGAAGCGATAATAGCAACTGGTTTCAGTATATCTCCAGATAATGATACAATTCATAAAATAGAAGAAATAACCGGTAAAGGAGCGGTATTCTGTCAATGA
- a CDS encoding PBP1A family penicillin-binding protein: MRFRYILIIAALAIIIGTTVGAYLAFTHGIPSIEEIKEYKPEVGTRIYSDDDVLIGELKAEKGIFVPIEKIPLHMINAVIAVEDSRYWKHKGVDYLAILRALVKDILYIELKEGGSTITQQLAKVIFLTPEKTLKRKIREAALAFKIEKNLDKKEILELYLNKIYFGHGAYGVEMASKTYFGKSVRNISLSEAAVIAGLIRAPAIYSPYNDITKARERQLTVLSRMEDEGYIKKSDKDAALKQPLYLSSTRKYIEANNYFIEYIKRYLEEKYGEEKVYKENLKVYTTLDRRAQIIAAKAIQQGLRELDKRRGWRGPIEHKSDIDIEKELKMKDIVNTVVTNSGDISSGLVLKVSNKEAIIKTRGILGKLSIDDAKWASKVIDSKSGKVKFMKEFSLINILQPGDVVKVSIKNRSGDAVHLRLEQEPEVEGALIAIEQETGFIRAMIGGYDFIKSSYNRAAYAKRQPGSAFKPIIYAAALDHGFTPASIFIDEPVTYPGGPGGNWTPENADREYYGPITLREALTYSRNVVTVKLAEEIGIQNLIDFARNMGIKADMPHDLTIALGSLSLTPLDLALSYCVFANGGMKINPIAIKYITDSKGRIIESNEPEAEEILNPQTAFLITSIMEDVVKKGTGWRAKSLGRPVAGKTGTTNDYRDAWFVGYSPHLVAAVWVGFDDMRPLGHHETGAQAASPIWVSFMKNFLTEEPEEFPIPEGIISCTIDPTTGLLVKDDSKGMKEYFIEGTEPKKYTASPSIHPTKEKNINLNFD, encoded by the coding sequence ATGAGGTTTAGATACATTTTAATCATTGCAGCCTTAGCCATCATTATTGGCACTACAGTAGGAGCATACCTTGCATTCACTCATGGTATCCCATCCATTGAAGAGATTAAGGAATATAAACCTGAAGTAGGCACGAGGATATATTCAGATGATGATGTTCTTATTGGTGAACTTAAAGCTGAAAAAGGGATATTTGTACCAATCGAGAAAATACCACTGCATATGATTAACGCTGTTATTGCTGTTGAAGACTCCAGATACTGGAAACATAAAGGTGTTGATTATCTTGCTATCTTAAGGGCATTAGTAAAAGATATCCTTTACATAGAACTGAAAGAAGGAGGAAGCACTATTACACAACAGCTTGCGAAAGTTATATTTCTAACTCCTGAGAAGACGCTGAAAAGGAAGATCAGGGAAGCGGCTCTTGCGTTCAAGATCGAAAAAAACCTCGATAAAAAGGAAATACTTGAACTCTATCTGAATAAAATCTATTTCGGCCATGGTGCTTATGGTGTTGAGATGGCATCAAAAACTTATTTCGGGAAATCAGTCAGAAATATTTCACTGTCTGAAGCTGCAGTCATAGCAGGTCTCATAAGAGCTCCTGCTATTTACTCCCCTTACAATGACATTACAAAAGCAAGAGAACGTCAGCTTACAGTGCTTTCACGTATGGAGGACGAAGGATATATCAAAAAATCTGATAAAGATGCTGCTTTAAAACAACCCCTTTATCTCTCAAGCACACGTAAATATATAGAAGCAAATAATTATTTTATTGAATATATAAAAAGATATCTTGAAGAAAAGTATGGTGAAGAAAAAGTCTACAAGGAAAACCTTAAAGTATATACAACTTTAGATAGAAGAGCTCAGATAATTGCTGCAAAGGCAATACAGCAGGGGCTACGGGAACTTGATAAAAGAAGAGGATGGCGAGGTCCCATAGAGCATAAAAGTGACATCGATATTGAAAAAGAGTTGAAAATGAAAGATATTGTTAACACAGTTGTCACTAATTCCGGAGATATATCTTCTGGCCTTGTTCTCAAGGTAAGTAATAAAGAAGCGATTATTAAGACAAGGGGAATACTCGGAAAACTTTCTATAGATGATGCTAAATGGGCTTCAAAGGTTATTGACTCAAAAAGTGGCAAAGTCAAGTTCATGAAAGAATTCTCTCTAATAAATATTCTCCAGCCAGGAGATGTTGTTAAAGTTAGTATTAAAAACAGGAGCGGGGATGCTGTGCATCTCAGACTTGAACAAGAACCGGAAGTAGAAGGAGCTTTAATTGCAATTGAACAGGAAACAGGCTTTATACGTGCAATGATCGGTGGATACGATTTCATAAAGAGCAGTTATAACAGAGCTGCTTATGCAAAAAGACAACCGGGTTCTGCATTTAAACCAATAATTTATGCTGCTGCATTGGATCATGGATTTACACCTGCAAGTATATTCATTGATGAACCAGTAACTTATCCAGGAGGTCCCGGAGGCAACTGGACCCCTGAAAACGCAGACCGTGAATACTACGGCCCTATTACTCTCAGAGAAGCATTGACTTATTCAAGAAATGTCGTTACAGTAAAATTAGCCGAGGAAATAGGAATACAGAATTTGATAGATTTTGCAAGGAATATGGGGATAAAAGCCGATATGCCGCATGATCTTACAATAGCATTAGGTTCTCTCAGCCTGACTCCACTCGATCTTGCACTCTCTTACTGTGTTTTTGCAAATGGTGGGATGAAAATTAATCCTATTGCAATCAAGTATATTACTGATTCAAAAGGAAGAATTATAGAAAGTAATGAACCAGAGGCAGAAGAGATTTTGAACCCCCAAACAGCATTCCTCATCACTTCAATAATGGAAGACGTGGTAAAAAAAGGCACTGGCTGGCGTGCTAAATCACTCGGAAGGCCTGTTGCTGGGAAAACAGGTACTACAAACGACTATAGAGATGCCTGGTTTGTCGGTTATTCCCCTCATCTGGTTGCTGCTGTTTGGGTAGGATTTGACGACATGAGGCCGTTGGGTCATCACGAGACAGGCGCTCAAGCAGCATCTCCTATTTGGGTATCTTTTATGAAAAATTTTCTGACAGAAGAACCAGAAGAATTTCCTATTCCTGAAGGCATTATTAGTTGTACAATAGACCCTACAACAGGGCTTTTAGTAAAAGATGATTCAAAAGGGATGAAAGAATATTTCATAGAAGGCACTGAGCCTAAAAAATACACAGCATCACCTTCTATCCATCCGACGAAGGAAAAAAATATAAACCTTAATTTTGATTAG
- a CDS encoding tetratricopeptide repeat protein: MKILIFVLAIIVFMSTFAYADEVSYEKAFLSYKKGDYKTAISLLKQYVEKKPDPYAYYLIGYASYKLKKHKESVKYFNEAYVIDPNFSPQTVFVKGE, translated from the coding sequence ATGAAAATTTTAATCTTTGTATTGGCAATTATAGTTTTCATGAGCACTTTCGCTTATGCAGATGAGGTAAGTTATGAAAAAGCCTTTCTATCTTATAAGAAAGGAGACTATAAAACTGCTATTAGTCTATTGAAACAATACGTAGAAAAAAAACCTGATCCTTATGCTTATTATTTGATCGGTTATGCATCTTACAAGTTAAAAAAACATAAGGAATCAGTAAAATACTTTAATGAGGCATATGTAATAGATCCAAATTTTTCTCCGCAAACTGTTTTTGTAAAGGGTGAGTAA
- the atpB gene encoding F0F1 ATP synthase subunit A, which produces MDAIINPEVVPHNVSHAILVSILLIVIALAVKGSMRLIPKGLQNFIELILEQIFKLVDDTIGHHWSKTLFPFICTIFLFILLANLMSLVPGFTAATANVNTNAAMAIPVFLLYHFFGFKVHGLSYINHFVGPIRSLKGLPLMILMFPVEVIGHFVRPLTLTVRLFGNMTGKHILLLVLGIIAPWIIPCVILGLGLLVSVIQALVFTLLTICYFAGAVEEAH; this is translated from the coding sequence ATGGATGCTATCATTAATCCCGAAGTAGTACCACATAATGTCAGTCATGCAATTTTAGTATCAATACTTTTAATAGTTATAGCTCTTGCTGTAAAAGGTTCTATGCGTTTGATTCCAAAAGGACTACAGAACTTTATTGAGTTAATTCTTGAGCAGATATTTAAATTGGTAGATGATACTATAGGCCACCACTGGAGCAAAACTTTATTCCCTTTTATCTGTACAATTTTTTTGTTTATTCTTCTGGCAAATCTCATGAGTTTAGTTCCTGGCTTTACTGCTGCAACCGCAAATGTCAATACAAATGCAGCTATGGCAATCCCTGTTTTTTTACTTTACCATTTTTTTGGCTTTAAGGTTCATGGACTTAGTTATATAAATCACTTCGTCGGACCTATTCGTTCACTAAAAGGGCTTCCTCTTATGATTTTAATGTTTCCGGTAGAGGTTATTGGTCATTTTGTTCGTCCATTAACACTTACTGTCCGACTTTTTGGCAATATGACAGGAAAACATATATTACTTCTTGTTCTCGGAATCATCGCACCATGGATAATTCCGTGTGTTATTTTAGGACTTGGTTTACTTGTTAGTGTTATTCAGGCACTTGTTTTTACACTTTTGACAATCTGCTATTTCGCTGGTGCCGTCGAAGAGGCACATTAA
- the atpE gene encoding ATP synthase F0 subunit C gives MKKTVVVLLLALTMIWVTAPLCFAEEAAATGAKSSNIFYYALAALGCGIAMGLAAFGTGIGMGTGLGSACEGVARNPGASGKITTTLIIGLAMIESLAIYALVVVLILIFVNPFGKLLQ, from the coding sequence ATGAAAAAGACTGTTGTTGTTCTTCTTCTTGCCCTCACTATGATCTGGGTTACAGCTCCTTTATGTTTTGCCGAGGAGGCAGCAGCTACAGGAGCAAAAAGTTCTAATATCTTTTATTACGCTCTTGCTGCCCTTGGATGTGGTATTGCTATGGGCCTCGCTGCATTCGGTACAGGCATTGGGATGGGTACAGGTCTTGGTTCTGCTTGCGAAGGCGTTGCAAGAAATCCAGGTGCTTCCGGTAAGATCACTACAACACTCATCATCGGTCTTGCTATGATCGAGTCTCTTGCAATTTATGCTCTCGTTGTTGTCTTAATTCTCATCTTCGTGAACCCGTTTGGAAAGCTCCTTCAATAG